One genomic segment of Ascochyta rabiei chromosome 20, complete sequence includes these proteins:
- a CDS encoding 3-methyl-2-oxobutanoate dehydrogenase (2-methylpropanoyl-transferring) — translation MPSKTPSIRALSRYLLRPQPSLHPRCHFKPHTKHYSAAAAGARLNVPLEYDSTPLLNHTSKSALANPELPEHIRKGQTKRINLYTAVNEALRHALQTDERVLVFGEDIQFGGVFRCTMNLAADFGTDRVFNTPLSEQGLVGFAIGAAAEGMRPVAEVQFADYVFPAFDQIHNEAAKYRYRSGSTGVHCGGLTIRMPSGSVGHGALYHTQSPEALFTHTPGLRVVVPRSPIQAKGLLLSSIRTADPVIFMEPKILYRAAVEQVPVDAYHLPLDKAEVLKTGKDVTIVSYGTPLYTCSAAIAAAEKDFGCSVELIDLRTIYPWDRETVLNSVRKTGRAIVVHESMMNAGVGAEVAATIQEQAFLRLEAPVKRIAGWATHTGLVFEKIIIPDVTRVYDAIKKTIDY, via the exons ATGCCCTCCAAGACACCCTCAATACGCGCCTTGTCGCGCTATCTGCTCAGGCCTCAACCATCACTTCACCCCCGCTGCCATTTCAAGCCCCACACCAAACACTATTCTGCCGCCGCTGCGGGAGCACGACTGAACGTGCCGCTGGAGTACGACTCGACCCCTCTTCTCAATCACACCTCCAAATCAGCCCTCGCCAACCCCGAATTACCAGAACACATACGCAAAGGCCAGACCAAGCGCATCAACCTCTACACCGCCGTCAATGAAGCTCTCCGCCATGCCTTGCAAACAGATGAGCGAGTGCTGGTCTTTGGCGAGGATATCCAGTTCGGAGGCGTCTTTCGCTGCACCATGAATCTTGCTGCCGACTTTGGCACAGACCGAGTGTTCAACACGCCACTCAGCGAGCAAGGATTGGTCGGCTTTGCGATAGGAGCAGCCGCTGAGGGCATGAGGCCGGTTGCAGAGGTCCAATTTGCCGACTATGTCTTCCCGGCATTCGACCAGATCCACAACGAAGCAGCCAAGTACAGATACCGATCTGGAAGCACCGGCGTGCACTGTGGTGGATTGACAATTCGCATGCCCAGCGGGAGTGTAGGCCACGGTGCACT ATACCACACACAATCCCCAGAGGCTCTCTTCACACACACTCCCGGCCTCCGTGTCGTCGTCCCCCGCTCCCCCATCCAAGCAAAAGGTCTTCTCCTTTCCTCCATCCGTACCGCAGACCCCGTGATCTTCATGGAGCCCAAGATCCTCTACCGTGCCGCCGTCGAGCAAGTTCCTGTAGACGCATACCATCTACCCCTCGACAAAGCCGAAGTCCTGAAGACGGGCAAGGATGTAACCATCGTCTCCTACGGCACACCCCTCTACACGTGTTCAGCTGCGATAGCAGCCGCCGAGAAGGACTTTGGATGCAGCGTGGAATTAATCGATCTTCGCACAATCTACCCGTGGGACAGAGAGACCGTGCTCAACAGCGTGAGGAAGACTGGCAGAGCCATTGTAGTCCACGAGAGTATGATGAATGCTGGTGTTGGCGCAGAAGTCGCGGCGACAATTCAGGAGCAAGCGTTTTTGAGGTTAGAAGCGCCTGTCAAGAGAATTGCTGGATGGGCGACACATACAGGTCTCGTTTTTGAGAAGATCATCATTCCGGATGTCACAA GAGTTTACGACGCGATCAAGAAAACGATAGACTACTAG